The window CGAGGCCGGTGATGCCCAAGTCGTCCAGAGCGGCGGCGAGGGGCCGCAGCTGCACCGGATCGGCCGGGCGTATCCGCAGCGCACGGCCGCCGACCTTCGCCTTCAGCTCCTCGATGGCGCCGCCCGCGATGACCTGCCCGCGGTCCACGACCGTCAGCTCGGTGGCGAGCTGCTCGGCCTCCTCCATGTACTGAGTGGTGAGCAGCACGGTGACGCCGTCGCCGACCATGCGCTTGACCTCGTCCCACACCTCGTTGCGGGTGCGCGGGTCGAGCCCGGTGGTCGGCTCGTCCAGGAAGAGCACGGCCGGTCGGCCGATCATCGAGGCGGCCAGGTCCAGCCGTCGCCGCATGCCTCCGGAGTACGTCGCCGCGGGCCGCTTGGCGGCCTCGGTGAGCGTGAAGCGCTCCAGCAGTTCGTCGGCCCGGGCCCGGGCGCTCTTGCGGGGCAGATCGAGCAGCCGCCCGATCATGTACAGGTTCTCCCAGCCCGAGAGCTTCTCGTCCACGGAGGCGTACTGCCCCGTGAGGCCGATCACCCGGCGCAGCTGCCGGGGCTGCCGTACGACGTCGTAGCCGACGACGGTGGCCCGGCCCGAGTCGGGGGCGAGCAGCGTGGACAGGATCCGCACCAGGGTCGTCTTGCCGGCCCCGTTCGGCCCGAGCACCCCCATCACGGTGCCCTCCCGCACGTCCAGGTCGACCCCGTCCAGTGCCTTGGTCTCGCCGTAGTGCTTCACCAGCCCCCGCACGGTGACCGCGGCGCCGCCGGCGTGTGTGTCGATTCGCGTCATGGGACAGACGGTCTCAGGGCCCACCGACAAACCACCGACAAGCCGCCTACAGCCCGCCGACACCACAGAGAAAAGAGGGAAGGCCCGCCGACTGGGGGAAGGTCGGCGGGCCGTCCGTGGTACCGCTGTGGCTCTAGTGGACGGAGTGCTCCTCCTGCGGGAACGTTCCGCCGACGACGTCCTCGGCGAACGCCTTCGCCGCGCCGCTCATGACCTCACGCAGGTCGGCGTACTGCTTGACGAATTTGGGGACGCGCCCGCCGGTCAGACCCAGCATGTCGGTCCACACCAGCACCTGCGCGTCGCACTCGGGGCCGGCCCCGATGCCCACCGTCGGAATCTGCAGCGTCCGCGTCACCTCGGCCGCCAGCTCCGCCGGGACCAGCTCCAGCACCACCGCGAACGCGCCCGCGTCCTGCACGGCCTTCGCGTCCCGCAGCAACTGCTGGGCCGCCTCCTCGCCCCGCCCCTGCACGCGGTAGCCCATCGCGTTGACGGACTGCGGGGTCAGGCCGATGTGCGCCATGACCGGGATGCCGGAGTCGACGAGCAGCCGGATCTGCTCGTGCGACCGCTCGCCCCCTTCCAGCTTCACGGCCTGCACTCCCGCCTCCTTCACCATCCGGGTCGCCGAGCGCAGCGCCTGCACCGGACCCTCCTGGTAGGAGCCGAAGGGCAGGTCGCCGACGATCAGGGCGCGCGAGGTGCCCCGTACGACCGCCGCGGACAGCATGGTCATCTCGTCGAGGGTGACGGGCACGGTCGATTCGTACCCGAGGTGGCAGTTGCCCGCCGAGTCGCCGACGAGCATGACCGGGATCCCGGCCTCGTCGAACACGGACGCGGTCATCGCGTCGTAGGCGGTGAGCATGGGCCACTTCTCGCCCCGCTCCTTGGCGGCGGCGATGTCGCGCACGGTGATACGGCGGGTTCCCTTGCCCCCGTACAGCGTCTTGGCGCTCTGGGCAGCCGAAAGCTGCGTCATTGCACGGCTCCTCACACGTCATCTCGAGGCGCCCTGACGGCGTCCCCGGACCACGTCCATGGTGGCACCTCGTGCCAAGCAGGGCTAGGGGAGGCCCTGTGAGTTCCGCCCGGCGCGCCGATGGGGCCGTGCGAGTAAGAGCTCGGTAAGGGTATTCCAATACGAGACGGTCTCGTATCGAAATGGTTCTACGCTCGACGGTATGACTACTCCTGCCGACCGCGCCGCCCCCACCGGCCCCCCGATACCGGAAGCGGTGCACCGGCGCCGCTGGGCGATCCTCGGTGCGCTGATGCTGAGCCTGCTGATCGTCGTCCTCGACAACTCGATCCTGAACGTCGCCATCAAGACGATCTCCACCCCGGCCCCGACCGGCCTGGGCGCCACGCAGAGCGAGCTGGAGTGGGCGATCAACGCCTACACCCTGGTCTTCGCGGGCCTGCTGTTCACCGCCGGGCTGCTCGGCGACCGGCTCGGCCGCAAGAAGGTGCTGCTCGGCGGCCTCGCCGTGTTCGGTATCGGGTCCGCGCTCGCCGCGTTCTCCGGCTCGCCGGGGGAGCTGATCGCCTTCCGGGCCGTGATGGGTCTCGGCGCCGCGTTCGTCATGCCCGCCACCCTCGCCGTCCTGATGAACGTCTTCGAGCGCGAGGAGCAGCCGAAGGCCATCGGCATCTGGGCCGGCGGCGTCGGCCTCGCCATCGCCATCGGCCCCATCACCGGCGGTGTGCTCCTCGACCACTTCTGGTGGGGCTCGGTCTTCCTCGTCAACGTGCCGATCGTGCTGCTTGCCCTCGCGCTGATGCTGTGGCTGGTGCCCGACTCCCGCGACCCGAAGCCGGGCCGTGTCGACCCCGTCGGCGTCGTGCTCTCCGTCGTCGGCCTGGTCCTGCTCGTCTACGGCATCATCAAGGGCGGCCAGCTCGCCGACTTCACCGACGCCACCGTGCTGTCGACGATCGGCGCCGGTCTCGCCGTCCTCGTCGCCTTCGTGGTGTTCGAGAAGCGCAGCGATCACCCGTCCATCGACGTCACGTACTTCAAGAACAAGGTGTTCTCGTCCGCCATCGCCGCCATCGCGCTGGTGTTCTTCGCGCTGATGGGCGTGACCTTCTTCTCGGTCTTCTACACCCAGAGCGTGCGCGGCTACTCGCCGCTGCAGACCGGTCTGCTGATGCTGCCGCTGGCCGCCGCCCAGCTGATCTTCGCGCCACGGGCCCGGCTGCTCGTCGACCGCTTCGGCAACAAGGCCACCACGACCGCCGGAATGCTGCTCATCGCCGCGATGCTGGCCGCCTTCGCGACCCTGGACGCGGACACACCCATCTGGATCCTGGAGGTCATTTTCTTCCTCATGGGCACCGGCATGGCGCACATCATGACCCCGGTCAGCGTCGTCATCATGCAGGCCCTGCCCCGCGAGAAGGCCGGCTCCGCCTCCGCGCTGAGCAACACCTTCCGGCAGGTCGGCGGCGCCCTCGGCATCGCCGTCCTCGGCTCGGTGCTGTCCACGGCGTACCGCAACGGCATCGAGGACAGGCTCGGCGCGCTGCCGCCCGCCCTGCGCCACACCGCCGGCGAGTCCATCGAGGCCACCCTCGGCATCGCGGCCAAGCTCGGCCCCGAGGGCAAGTCCCTCGTCACCCCCGCCTACGACGCGTTCCTGCACGCGATGCACATCACCGCCCTGTGGGGCGCGGGCATCGCCCTCATCGGCGCGGTCGTCGTGGCCCTGTTCCTGCCCGGGAAGCCCCCGGCACCCCAGCAGGGGGAGGGAGACAAGGAGTTGTCCGACGCGCGGTCGTGACCCTGCGCGACAATGCAACCCACCAGCCAGCAATCTCACTTGGCGGCAAAGGACGGAGCGACGTGAGCCTCGCCGAACGGCACCCCCCGAACGACGGCCCCCCGAGGGGCCGCCCCAGAAGCGAGGCCGTCGAACGCGCCATCATCGAGGGCGTGATGAGGCTCCTGGAGGAGGGCGTGCCCCTCGCGGAGCTGTCCATCGAGCGCGTCGCCCGCACCGCCGGCGTCGGCAAGGCCACCATCTACCGCCGCTGGAGCGGCAAGGAGGAACTCTTCGTCGACGTCCTGCGCGCCGCCGAACCCCCCGACCCGCCGCTCCCCGGCACCTCCATGCGCGACGACCTCGTGCTCCTGCTCGAACAGGTGCGGCGGCGCGGCCTGGCCAGCCGCTCGTCGGCGATCCTGCACAACGCGCACGCCCAGATGAAGAGCAGCCCGAAGATCTGGGCCGCGTACCACTCCACCGTCGTCGCACCACGCCGCCGGCTCGGCCTGGAGGTCCTGCGCCGCGGCCAGGAGAACGGCGAACTGCGCACGGACGTCGACCTCGACCTGCTCAACGACCTGTTCGTCGGCCCCATGCTCCTGCGCTCCGTCCTGCACCCGGAGGCCGACCTGCCGGAGGGCCTCGCCGAACAGGTCGTCGACACGCTGCTCGAAGGACTGCGCCCCGGCGGGCGTCCCGACGGCTCACCGTCCGTCAGTTCGGGCTCGCGGCCGTCCTAGTGTGCGCGTTTCGTCACAGAGGGCGCTTTCACAGCCGGTAACCGGAACTCGCCGCGCCGACTCGTTCGTCCTCGCCCCCGTACGGCCGTCCGCGGACGGCGGGAACGGAACGGATCATCCCCTAGGGTCGTAAGGACACGGGGGCGATGGTGTGCACGGCAGGCAGTGAGGCGACGGTATGGCGCAGCAGGCGTACATGACGGAGACGGACAACGGCGGCTCGGGGCCCGAGCGCCGGGGAAACCGGCTTCGCCGCCTGTTCGACCGTATGGCGGGCGGCCGACGGGGCGACCCGAGGATGTGGCGGCGCGGTCTCTTCGTGGCCGGCTGCGCGGTGCTGCTGGCCGTGGTCATGCTGGTGCACTCGCACATCCCCAACGCCATCGGCAATCTGGGCAGCCTCATCGAGACGTTCCTGCCCTGGCTGGGGCTCCTGATCCCGGTGCTGCTCCTGCTCGCCCTGGTCCGCAAGTCCGCGACCGCGCTGATCGCGCTGATCCTGCCGTCGCTGGTCTGGCTGAACCTCTTCGGCGGCCAGCTCAGCGACAAGACCGCCACGGGGGGCGACCTCACCGTGGCCACGCACAACGTCAACGCCGAGAACCCGGACCCGTCCGGCACCGCCCGTGACGTGGCCGCCTCCGGCGCGGACGTCGTGGCCCTGGAGGAACTGACGGCATCCGCCGTCCCGACGTACGAGAAGGCGCTGGCGTCGACCTACCGCTACCACTCCGTGGAGGGCACGGTCGGGGTCTGGAGCAAGTACCCCCTGACCGGCGTCAAGGCCGTCGACCTCGACATGGGCTGGACCCGGGCGATGCGCGCCACCGTGACCGCCCCGTCCGGGCAGGTCGCCGTCTACGTCGCCCACCTGCCGTCGGTACGGGTGAAGATGGAGGCCGGCTTCACGGCCCGGCAGCGTGACCGGAGCGCGGAGTTCCTGGGCGAGGCCATCGCCCACGAGCCCCTGAAGAACGTCGTCCTGCTCGGCGACCTCAACGGCACCATGAACGACCGCGCGCTCAACGCCGTCACCTCCCAGATGCGCTCCACGCAGGGCGCGGCCGGCAACGGCTTCGGGTTCAGCTGGCCGGCGTCGTTCCCGATGGCCCGTATCGACCAGATCATGGTCAGGGGCCTGAAGCCGGAGAGTTCCTGGACGCTCCCGGAGACGGGCAGCGACCATCTGCCGATCGCCGCCCGTGTGAAGGTCGCCACAGACGGCTGAGGACGGCCGTAGGCGGAATAGCAGGCCTGAGAGACTTTGTTCCGTACTTGAACATACGAACGTACGGATCCCCCAGCAAGACTCGAAAGGCTTCCTCATGCCCCTGGCCCTGCTCGCCCTCGCCGTGGGCGCCTTCGGCATCGGTACCACCGAGTTCGTGATGATGGGGCTGCTGCCCGATGTCGCGGACGACCTGCACATCTCGATACCCAGCGCCGGCCACCTGGTGTCGGCGTACGCGCTGGGCGTCGTCATCGGCGCCCCCCTGCTGGCCGCGGTCACGGCCCGGATGTCCCGCCGCACGGTCCTCATCAGCCTGATGGGACTGTTCGTCGCGGGCAACGCGCTGTCGGCCCTCGCGCCCGACAACGGCTGGCTGCTGGCGGCCCGCTTCCTGAGCGGTCTGCCGCACGGCGCCTTCTTCGGTGTGGGCGCCGTCGTCGCGACGAACATGGTCGCCCCCGAGCGCAAGGCGCGCTCGGTCTCCCTGATGTTCCTCGGCCTGACGGTCGCGAACGTCGCGGGCGTGCCCGTGGCGACCCTCATGGGCCAGAACCTCGGCTGGAGGGCGACCTTCCTCGGTGTCAGCGCCATCGGCCTGGCGGCGATCGCCGCGCTCGCGCTGCTGATCCCGCGCGATCACGAGCACACCACCGCCCAGGGCCTGCGCGGCGAACTCGCCGCCCTGCGCTCCCTGCCGGTCTGGCTGTCGCTCGGCACCACGGTCGCCGGCTTCGGCGCCCTCTTCTCGGCGTACAGCTACATCACGCCGATGCTCACGGACGCCGCCGGCTACGCCGGTGCCAGCGTGACCCTGCTGCTGGCGCTGTTCGGCGTCGGCGCGACCGCCGGCAACCTGCTCGGCGGCCGCCTCGCCGACCACTCCCTGCGGGGCACGCTCTTCGGCGGCCTCGGGTCCCTCGTCGTGGTCCTGGCGGTCTTCCCGCTGCTGATGCGCACGGAGCTGACCGCGGCCGTCGCCGTCATCCTGCTCGGCATGGCGGCCTTCGCCACCGGCTCCCCGCTCCAGCTCATGGTCATGGAGAAGGCCTCCTCGGCCCCGTCCCTGGCCTCCTCCGCCAACCAGGCCGCCTTCAACCTGGCCAACGCCGGCGGCGCCTGGATCGGCGGCCTCGCCCTGGCCGCGGGCTTCGGCGTCACCTCCCCGGCCCTCGCCGGCGCGGCCCTGGCCGTCCTCGGCCTGGCCGTGGCATCCCTGGCCTACACGGTCGACCGCCGCCGCGCACCGGCCACCGCCGGACGCGAGCGGATCGTGGCGAGCCATGTCCCGCAGGAGGCGGAGGCGGTGCGTCACTGACGGTGGCCGGTACGCCGGTGCTGCGACTCGGGCGGCGGCCCGCGGGGGCAACCCTGCGGGCCGCCGCGTCGTCGTTCGTACGACGGTCAGCCCCGACAGCGCGCCGCGACGATCGCCGAACTGGTGGGCGTGGTGAGGACTTCGGTGGCTTCGAGGTCCGGGTGGGTGAGGTAGCACAGCCGCAGCTCGTCCACGCCGCCCTCGAACCTCGGCGGCCAGTCCGCCGACGGGGTGAAGTCGTCCAGAACGAGAACCCCACCGGGAGCGAGCAACTCGACGACCCGCTCGGGGGCGTCCCGCTTGCCCCCGCCGTCGCAGAAGCAGACATCGAACGGCGCGTGCTCTTCGAGCAGCCGCCAGTCCCCGCTCAGGACGCTGACCCGGCTGTCGTCCGCGAACACACCGGCCGCACGCCGGGCCAGCTCCTCGTCACGCTCCACGGTGACAGGCCGCGCACCGGCCCCGAGCCCACTGTGCAGCCAGGCGGTTCCCACACCCGACCCCGTACCGCTCTCGGCGACGACCCCGTGCGGTTTCGAAGCGGCGACCATGGCGAGCAGCCTGCCCACCTCGGGGACACAGCTCTTCTTGAACCCGGCCTCGACGGCGAGCCGCCCCGCGACCTCGACCCGGGGTGGAAGGGCACGCTGCTCTGCCATGATCAGGCCCCCCTTCGCGGTGAGCTGGACCCTACCTGGCCCGCTGACAGCACGCCGATCAGTTGATCGAGCCCGTCGAACCGCCCGTCGAAGTCGTCGGAGCCAGTCGGCGGATCTCCGGACGGGCGACGGACGTAGGCGGTCCGCAGACCCACCTCCCGCGCTCCGCGCAGGTCCCAGGCGTGCGCGGCCACCATGAGGACGCGCTCCGGTGGGCATCCGGCGGTGTCGACGGCGAGCCGGTAGACCTCCGGTGCTGGCTTGTAGGCGTGGACGGCTTCGGCGGACAGGGCCTGATGCCAGCGCAGCCCGGCATGCGCGTTGAGTCGCAGCAGGGCGGTGCGGCTGGCATGGGAGAGCCCGATCACGGGAAGCCGCCGCGCGAGGTGCTCCAGCCCGGCGACGGAGTCGTCCCACGGGGGCAGGCGCTGCCCCGCCCTGGCCAGCCGGTCGACGACGCTCGGATCGTCGACCCCGGCCTGCTCGGCGATGCTCCGGGCGGCCTCCGCGTCGATGACCTCGGTGTTGGCGTAGGGGCGGTGCCCTTGCCGGATGCGCTGCTGCTCACGCTCGCAGTGCTGCTGCCACAGGCCGACCCACTCGTCGACGGCCGCCTCGTCGGATGTGGGGGCCGCTTCACGGATCGCTGCCCTGAGCCCGCTGGATTCGTCGACGAGCGTTCCGAGGACATCGAAGACGACGACCTCGATGTCGCGGATTCCTCTCATGCGTCCTCCCCGCCCCCCGGCTCATCGTCACCGCTTCAACAGGTGACGATATTGCCCAGCAGTCTTGTCACCGGTCAAGATGGTGACGTGGATTTCACCTTCGTGAGCGGCGACCCGGCCCTCGACCTGACCGGAACCGTGCTGAGCCGCCGGAACGAGCCCGTCGACCTCCTGACCACGCCCGCGGATCTCGAACGGTGGGTCGTCGCGTGTGACGGACTTCCCGACCGGGTGACCGCCGACGCGCGGACCTTCGAGTCGGCGCTGTCCTTGCGAGAGGCGCTCTACCGACTGGCCCTCGACCGCGTGCTCGACCGCCCCTTCGATCCGGGCAGTCTCGACATCGTCAACGGCGCGGCTGCGGTGCCGCCGTGCGCGATCGAGCTCAGCGACGCGGGCCTGCGCACCTCGGGGGACCTCCCCGCGGCCCTGTCTCAACTGGCCCGGAGCGCCATCACCTTGCTGGCCGACCCCCACGCCTGCCTCAAGGAGTGCGGCCGCCCCGGCTGCA of the Streptomyces koelreuteriae genome contains:
- a CDS encoding ATP-binding cassette domain-containing protein translates to MTRIDTHAGGAAVTVRGLVKHYGETKALDGVDLDVREGTVMGVLGPNGAGKTTLVRILSTLLAPDSGRATVVGYDVVRQPRQLRRVIGLTGQYASVDEKLSGWENLYMIGRLLDLPRKSARARADELLERFTLTEAAKRPAATYSGGMRRRLDLAASMIGRPAVLFLDEPTTGLDPRTRNEVWDEVKRMVGDGVTVLLTTQYMEEAEQLATELTVVDRGQVIAGGAIEELKAKVGGRALRIRPADPVQLRPLAAALDDLGITGLATTTVDSDRGDVLVPILSDEQLTAVVGAVTSRGITLSSITTELPSLDEVFLSLTGHRASAPQDTVPADDRQEVAV
- the panB gene encoding 3-methyl-2-oxobutanoate hydroxymethyltransferase, which codes for MTQLSAAQSAKTLYGGKGTRRITVRDIAAAKERGEKWPMLTAYDAMTASVFDEAGIPVMLVGDSAGNCHLGYESTVPVTLDEMTMLSAAVVRGTSRALIVGDLPFGSYQEGPVQALRSATRMVKEAGVQAVKLEGGERSHEQIRLLVDSGIPVMAHIGLTPQSVNAMGYRVQGRGEEAAQQLLRDAKAVQDAGAFAVVLELVPAELAAEVTRTLQIPTVGIGAGPECDAQVLVWTDMLGLTGGRVPKFVKQYADLREVMSGAAKAFAEDVVGGTFPQEEHSVH
- a CDS encoding MFS transporter — protein: MTTPADRAAPTGPPIPEAVHRRRWAILGALMLSLLIVVLDNSILNVAIKTISTPAPTGLGATQSELEWAINAYTLVFAGLLFTAGLLGDRLGRKKVLLGGLAVFGIGSALAAFSGSPGELIAFRAVMGLGAAFVMPATLAVLMNVFEREEQPKAIGIWAGGVGLAIAIGPITGGVLLDHFWWGSVFLVNVPIVLLALALMLWLVPDSRDPKPGRVDPVGVVLSVVGLVLLVYGIIKGGQLADFTDATVLSTIGAGLAVLVAFVVFEKRSDHPSIDVTYFKNKVFSSAIAAIALVFFALMGVTFFSVFYTQSVRGYSPLQTGLLMLPLAAAQLIFAPRARLLVDRFGNKATTTAGMLLIAAMLAAFATLDADTPIWILEVIFFLMGTGMAHIMTPVSVVIMQALPREKAGSASALSNTFRQVGGALGIAVLGSVLSTAYRNGIEDRLGALPPALRHTAGESIEATLGIAAKLGPEGKSLVTPAYDAFLHAMHITALWGAGIALIGAVVVALFLPGKPPAPQQGEGDKELSDARS
- a CDS encoding TetR/AcrR family transcriptional regulator, whose amino-acid sequence is MSLAERHPPNDGPPRGRPRSEAVERAIIEGVMRLLEEGVPLAELSIERVARTAGVGKATIYRRWSGKEELFVDVLRAAEPPDPPLPGTSMRDDLVLLLEQVRRRGLASRSSAILHNAHAQMKSSPKIWAAYHSTVVAPRRRLGLEVLRRGQENGELRTDVDLDLLNDLFVGPMLLRSVLHPEADLPEGLAEQVVDTLLEGLRPGGRPDGSPSVSSGSRPS
- a CDS encoding endonuclease/exonuclease/phosphatase family protein, whose product is MAGGRRGDPRMWRRGLFVAGCAVLLAVVMLVHSHIPNAIGNLGSLIETFLPWLGLLIPVLLLLALVRKSATALIALILPSLVWLNLFGGQLSDKTATGGDLTVATHNVNAENPDPSGTARDVAASGADVVALEELTASAVPTYEKALASTYRYHSVEGTVGVWSKYPLTGVKAVDLDMGWTRAMRATVTAPSGQVAVYVAHLPSVRVKMEAGFTARQRDRSAEFLGEAIAHEPLKNVVLLGDLNGTMNDRALNAVTSQMRSTQGAAGNGFGFSWPASFPMARIDQIMVRGLKPESSWTLPETGSDHLPIAARVKVATDG
- a CDS encoding MFS transporter, yielding MPLALLALAVGAFGIGTTEFVMMGLLPDVADDLHISIPSAGHLVSAYALGVVIGAPLLAAVTARMSRRTVLISLMGLFVAGNALSALAPDNGWLLAARFLSGLPHGAFFGVGAVVATNMVAPERKARSVSLMFLGLTVANVAGVPVATLMGQNLGWRATFLGVSAIGLAAIAALALLIPRDHEHTTAQGLRGELAALRSLPVWLSLGTTVAGFGALFSAYSYITPMLTDAAGYAGASVTLLLALFGVGATAGNLLGGRLADHSLRGTLFGGLGSLVVVLAVFPLLMRTELTAAVAVILLGMAAFATGSPLQLMVMEKASSAPSLASSANQAAFNLANAGGAWIGGLALAAGFGVTSPALAGAALAVLGLAVASLAYTVDRRRAPATAGRERIVASHVPQEAEAVRH
- a CDS encoding O-methyltransferase, translating into MAEQRALPPRVEVAGRLAVEAGFKKSCVPEVGRLLAMVAASKPHGVVAESGTGSGVGTAWLHSGLGAGARPVTVERDEELARRAAGVFADDSRVSVLSGDWRLLEEHAPFDVCFCDGGGKRDAPERVVELLAPGGVLVLDDFTPSADWPPRFEGGVDELRLCYLTHPDLEATEVLTTPTSSAIVAARCRG
- a CDS encoding haloacid dehalogenase type II; translated protein: MRGIRDIEVVVFDVLGTLVDESSGLRAAIREAAPTSDEAAVDEWVGLWQQHCEREQQRIRQGHRPYANTEVIDAEAARSIAEQAGVDDPSVVDRLARAGQRLPPWDDSVAGLEHLARRLPVIGLSHASRTALLRLNAHAGLRWHQALSAEAVHAYKPAPEVYRLAVDTAGCPPERVLMVAAHAWDLRGAREVGLRTAYVRRPSGDPPTGSDDFDGRFDGLDQLIGVLSAGQVGSSSPRRGA
- a CDS encoding CGNR zinc finger domain-containing protein produces the protein MDFTFVSGDPALDLTGTVLSRRNEPVDLLTTPADLERWVVACDGLPDRVTADARTFESALSLREALYRLALDRVLDRPFDPGSLDIVNGAAAVPPCAIELSDAGLRTSGDLPAALSQLARSAITLLADPHACLKECGRPGCTRVYLDRSRGARRAWCGMEECGNRVKAAAYRARRRGAV